Genomic window (Gasterosteus aculeatus chromosome 1, fGasAcu3.hap1.1, whole genome shotgun sequence):
GGCTGTGACGTCATCCGTGCGGTAAAAGGACCACCGCGATTCCATCTACTACTTTACTTTGTTTATAGGACAGGTAATAGTACTGCGTAGTACCGTGTACTAGTACTTAGTACTTAGTACATCAGCTCAATTCGACGAAGATTAactacctacacacacacacacgcacacgcacacacgcacacgcacacacactcctcttctGAGTTAAACTATAATATGACGGTGGGTCAGAAACGTTCCAATAAGGTGACACAttaacagagaggaggagaggaaaggagacaaggagagtaagcaagtggaggagaggaggaaagggaaaaCCAGTTTTGTTTTGTAATCCAAACTACACCCTTAAAACAAACGCGGGTGACGCTGAAGCTCAGTAACATCCGTCACCCTATCTGATGccctgaggtcaaaggtcactcttAACGAGCCAGACgttgctccacctcctgctgagCTTCAATCTGTCCCCCCGCCGGCCGCTAAACGAGCGTCTCCCCATCAGCCTTTGTGGCTGGTTAAGTGGAGCCGCGGGTAGTGAGCCGGGCGCGGGTTTGAATCCCCTCTACAAACCTCATACTAACACAAGCAAGACCGCAGAAATGAACTGCATTTAAATGCCATTTAGCGGCTCATTAATGTGAATTCAAACCAACAAGGGTACTAAGATAGATCCATGTGGAACTCCACATCTGGTGTTCAGAGAGCAGGAAGCTGCTGGTTATGGTCAACCAGGTtagacgggtgtgtgtgtgtgtgtgtgtgtgtgtgtgtgtttgtggtcccctcagctcctctttgatgtgtctctgtggttgccaggcaacccgCTGAGCTCTCTCCTGTAGCCAGTGGATCAGAACTGGGCCAATTAAAGCAGCGAGTTAACGGGTCTGAGGATTACGGAGCCTCCGGACCCTCCAGCTGCTTTCATTTAGAGAGATTAGTCTCTGCCGAGGGGCCTTTGGGCCGGGCACCGGGGCCTCGCAGCAGACTGGTAGATGATCTGCACTccactttatttattatgaGAAACAAACAGTAAATATTGAAACCGCCAGGAGCCGCATGTCTTACATGGGGGGCTACAGGTGGGCTGCCCGGTGGTCTAAGTCAGGTGAAACAGATGTTAGATGATCCCTGCTGGGACCCTAATGACAGGGGGACGGACAGGGGACAGATTTGTTGGACAACAACAGCGAGCAGGCTGAGTGCTCACTgctggaggtacacacacacacacacacacacacacacatgtacacacatatatatgcacacgtacaaacacacacagtagaagACAGATGTGTGCGTGCAGTGACCTCAGTGAGGCGTTCGTCTGTCGTCTTTAGTTCATCTCGGCGGGAAAGAAGCTGACTCCGGATtaaccagcacacacacacacacacacacacacacacagacacacacacacacacacacacagacacacacacacacacagacacacacagacacacacacacgctcacacacacacacacgctcacacacacacacacacacgctcacacacacacacacacagacacacacagacacacacacacgctcacacacacacacacgctcacacacacacacacacacgctcacacacacacacacacagacacacacagacacacacacacgctcacacacacacacacacacgctcacacacacacacgctcacacacacacacacacacacacacacacgctcacacgcacacacacacacacacacacagacacacacacacacacacacacacacacacacacacacacagacacacacacacacacacagacacacacacacacacacacacacacagacacacacacacacagacacacacacacacacacttacacacacacacatgcacacctacacacacacacacaaacacacacaccacgccCCGATGCATTACAGTAATCTTCATCAAACCTCCGTGATgtcacttcatcttcatcttcctcatcttcctgtAAGTTGTTGCGACTCGATCACTCATATAAACGTGTGGATTCATCCgccgctgaaaatagtcccaaaACAAAGGTCTCAATTCCAGAGTCACTGATGAACTCAATAGTTATTATTATGAAcaacattattgttgttttaaagaATAACTGACTATAACTATTGATCAGTGACATCatattatttattgtgtgtgtgtgagcggatATAATGAGACTGCGTCTGTTGCCACGGTAACCAGACTGCATCACGTGGTCCACAGGCAGATTCATTGTTTCTCTTTGTGCTCATTTCATCTCTCTTTTTAACTGTTTGGTTCATGAACCTTCTGCTCACACAACTGTgcctttgagcaaggcactgaGTGCAGCAGGGCTGCTGGTTCTCTCAACATGTTCTCTCCACACAAACTAATCTGCTTTAATCCCAACAGGTGTAAATGTAGGTCTGAGATCTGATCCAGGACCTTTTCATTACCTTCATATTAGATCCATAAGAAGGTTTAAGGAGCCCAGAGTGGGAACCCGTGACTCTAGTCCCcaagcagcagagcagcatgCTAGCGCCCCCCAGAGGACATAAAGTCCACAGACTTCACGTCGTCGTGGTGCCGTCACATTGTGGACGTTGTGAAGTGTGTTACAGCCAATTACAACGATTTATTAGTTACATATTTGGACTGTAGCCTGTAGTTTGAATCTACACGGACCTTCAGTTcacattgaagaagacttgaaactagagactgagaccataaactcatgtttacaatgtttactgagggaataaatcaagagagaagtagagtcatttcctcatagacgtctatgggagcagaggagtcgccccctgctggtcactacagagaagtagagtcatttcctcatagacgtctatgggagcagaggagtcgccccctgctggtcactacagagaagtagagtcatttcctcatagacgtctatgggagcagaggagtcgccccctgctggtcactacagagaagtagagtcatttcctcatagacgtctatgggagcagaggagtcgccccctgctggtcactacagagaagtagagtcatttcctcatagacgtctatgggagcagaggagtcgccccctgctggtcactacagagaagtagagtcatttcctcatagacgtctatgggagcagaggagtcgccccctgctggtcactacagagaagtagagtcaggctggttctccttcctcttattatttctctatttcttgttctctttcttccctttttaatGTCCATGTACACACATTGCAATAGTGTGGTACTAATAACTAACATGTTATGGGTTGAAACCATGAGCTGTGATACTTGTGCTCTGAGGAGCTTCTCCCTGAATGCTCTCGTACTGCCCCTCGCTGGTTCCAGGTGGAGCTGCAGGTTGTTCTCTGTAGGAAGACGTAGTTGAGGTGACCTCACATTAAGATATCTAAGCGTGTCATGAAATCCACAAAGATGCATCCTCATGATCCTCatgattaaaaaacacaacctaCATGAGGAATGAAGCAGGGaaacacaggaagtgatgtcactgGAGCGGAAGCTGCTGATTGGTGGAGAGATTCCGGGGCAGCTGCTATAAAACCTGAAGAGACtctgaagagaagagaagacacATGAGAGACTGAAGGTAGGACgctgtgcgtgtctgtctgtgtgtgtgtgtgtgtgtgtgtcagtgtcatatgtatgtatatatgtgtgtatatatatatacattgtgTAGTTGTGGGAGCAGTAATACATGAAGATAACACAATGTTACAGGTAGAAAGAAGCGTGCGTTGTGATTATTATCAGAGTGAAGtgtgtctgttgttgttgttgttgttgtcgtgttGCAGATGCCGTCCTGTGGCGGTTTGCTGTTTCCCTTCATGATGTTCTTCATGTTGCTTCACTGCGATGGACAGGGATCTCCACGGCAGcgggtgaggacacacacagacacacactcagtcagAACCTTCGTGTTGCAGAGCGGACTGAAGAGATACGATGAGGTCCTGTCGAGGGGGGCTGAGACATCGTGTAACATCATCGGGGCGCGCTCTGTTTAGTCTGGACGACACGTGATCACGTGACTCAGAAAGTGAGGCTGCGCTCGCTGTCGGGGTCGTGATGTCCGAGACAAGTCACGCAGAGGAGTCTCGACCAATGAAAACACAGGAGAGCCTTTCTCTGCTGGGCCGTGTTTTCTAAGCGGAGACCCCCTCCTGGATAACATCACACGATCCACTATGAGCCAGAACCAGGTCAGACCTGATCCTCTatgtcacatcacatgtcatttatctgacgcttttatccaaagcgacttacaataagaacatttcaaccataaggtacaaactcagaagaacaagaaacaagaaagtgtgatttcatcaaataagccagtttacaacttgctgtagataagaaccattataagtccagtgtaagtgctgcagttagttagtgtgttagtggaggtagagtctgaagaggtgtgtctttagtctggagatgtgaaggctctctgtggtcctgatgtcttcagagacctccttccaccatttaggagcaggacagcaaagagtggagatctagtggagtgttttgctctcagtgaggaggaacaagcagtttatcacatgcagagaggagaggtcagaggtcgggatgtcgggttggaccaggtcctggatgtgagctggatccattcacagcatggtacgtgagcaccatgttctgaactggatgagccaccggtaccagtgaagagagcggaggagtggaggagtgagggagaacttaggttaaagaccagtggagctgctgcattctggatgagctgcagaggtggaatggaggtagcaggagacctgcaggagagagggagatgtccaggagggagatgagcctgaatcagtaccttctgagtgagaagaggacgtgttctcctgatgttgtagagcgagtatctacaggatggtgttgtcagtgatgttggagtcagggagagtcggctgtcgacgtcacgccgaggttcctgcagtcaaagtggacgttaacacggGTCCGAGAATCTTTCCCCGGAAAGAGAAGCAGTTCAGTCTATGTGAACCCGTCTCAGCTTAGACCTGAACCTCCGTGCATCTTTTGGTGACTTTCCACTTTGCTGATGCGATCCTGTGAATTTCTGCATTTTGGGACTAATTAAGGAATATCTTGTCTCATCCTATTCGTGAGAACGTAACAACATACCCTCACCCAGGCCGGTGTTTGCGTTCCAGCGCGTAGTCCGACCCGCCTCTTGGGCTCCGGTGAGTCTGCGCTCTCCACCCAGGGGGGCGCTGAAGGCGAAGCTGTTCCGGCTGGAGGATCCGAGAGTGACGGAGAAGGAGGTGATGCagccaaagaggaggaggagcttctctgGGACCAACGCCCCACTGGACCGCATCTCGGCGGGGGCCATGGAAACCCAGCAGGGAGGGGCCAAGCAGAGGTGGGGGGGACAAGCCAGGTCTTTCATATTCATCAGGGGACCCAGAACGCAGCATGTGATCAAATAAATCTCCGTAAGCCGTAGTAACAAAACATAGTATGGGTCATCCCAAAGAAATgaggtaaaaatgtatattagtacataaaaaatgcattaaaaagtcTCAGAAAAGAATGtcatgagaaataaaaaaatgatttaaaatattGTGAAGTAGGACATCAAGATGTCATAATATAATTTTAAGTAATTCAAATAAATCTTAAACACATGATATAAGTTAAATAGCTCTGTTCACCTCCTGTGCGCAGAAAGGCAGCGGAGCCGCGGCGGCGAGTCAGTCCGCCTCCCGTCGACCGGATCGGAATCAGTCGCCTCCCGAGCAGGAGAGGGTGACCACGCCCCCTGCCTGTGGCAGCCCCGCCCCCACCAGCGCTCAGGTAAGCAGTTAAATAAACCCCGGTTAGTACGTTAGTAAGTATGTTTCTGAAAACGGGACAGTCTGCATGTGGGCGCCAGTatcttgtacttgtacttgttaCTGTTATTACTACCTGAATTACTTATTACTGTTTCTACTACCTGCATGCACCTGAAGGCGTTGttggctccgcccccctccatCACCCACCAAGCCGACCGTCTCGACTCTTTGGACTTATTGATCCGGCAGGACGTCCCGCCGAGAGACGTCTCCACGGCAACTGCATCGCATTTACGACAACGTCCGAATCACAAGAAGCTGGGCGACGTTTTTAGGCTTTGAGGCCCTCTAGCGGCCGTTAGAAGAAGCGCATCTTGGAAATGACAGAGAAAGGAAGACATTTCCGGGGTCAGAGGTTCCTCACTGGTTCCTCACTGGTTCCTCACCGCACGACGTGAACCATTAAACACGGTTTGAATCCTGGGTCTAGACGTCTGGTCCAGTTTCACCAGCTTCCCTGTGTGCTAATTATgctcaataaaaatgaaatgatctgCAGTGAGCTCGTAATGCATTGATTTCACAATGATAAACTGAAGAGGAAGAGACGTACAGACGCAGCATGCATCTCTGGttctgtcaatcagcgtgtagccccgcccaaagcgtcccctgcttcatggtctgtttgacttgaacatcatgctgtgttgaagaagacttgaaactagagactgagaccataaactcatgtttacaatgtttactgagggaataaatcaagagagaagacattttctcatagacgtctatgggagcaaaggagtcgccccctgctggtcactgcacagaatgcagcggGTGAAGTTTTGGGTGGTCTTTCTCTCAGGCCTCAGTAAAGCTGGGAGCCACTTCTGGGTTCTTGCCAGGAGTTCTGGTATTAAAACTCGATGATTCTTCACAGACAACAAGGTGCAGCTGTGTTAGATGATGTTTCTGTGACTCATCAGATTCATGACGCCGATGATAAACGTCATACGTAAAGAAGCATGAGAAACCTCCCAGTTAATCCCCTCTGTTCCAAACTACGAGTATCTGATCTGACAAAGGAAAATATCAGACAGCAGAGCATCATTAATTGAACTTTGACCTGTACAGGAACCTCCTGTATCTGGGCCCAGTTGCCTTCAAGAGGTGTTTCTGACACTGGTCACTTTGCTTGTGAGACTTTGAGGGTGAATATCAGAATGTGGTTGGAACCTTTGGCTGTAGAAGAAGACTTGAGAGAGAGTGTTTGAGTCTTTATTAAGAAAAAGCATCACCTGATCCAGAACACAGAGCTGATCCAGATCAACAGGCTCGCTGTACGGCGCTACGGGAGCAGAGAAGGGTCAAAACGGGCCCTCAGCCAAACAGAAAGAGCGTCACGTGAAGGTACTTTGGTCAAAGGGAAGAATCCGCTCTCTGACTTCAACTCAACGGGCTCGAAACCAGGAGACCCAGAGTCCATTTACTGGTCATCGGTTTGGTTTGACCTCGTCGATGTCGTCTTCAGCTGCTAACTCAGCTAGCTTGCAGCTAAAGCAAAGAGTCATTGAGGATTCTTTGCCTGAAGTCATTGCTAACATTAGaattatcattttaaatgacCTTGGTAGGCCAATGCTAACAGTAGCTAATAGCATGGCCATGAGTGTGATTACTGCCATCTTTACTTAGCCTAGTGTTAAGCTAATGTAGCGCTAACAGTTAACACACTGTGGATCCGGTTAGCTAGTTAATTGTAGCTAACCGCTAATCAAACTGCAGAGACCTGTTTTCATCAGATGTTCACACACCGACTAGTGGAGGATTTAGTGGGATTTATTggcagaaatgtaaaataatattcaCAACTTTGTTTTCATCAGGGGGGGCGGCCATGtttctcccccgtctctccaGTAGGCTGAGACGGGGGTCCGCTGTGGTCTGTAAGCTCACCACTAGATGCCACTAAACCCTTGAAAATTGTCCCTTTAATTGAAAGTGATTTGACGTTGGCTCTTCGTTGGACAGAGCTGGACCTGAGGGGGGGGATTGTTCATGATACAACacgtaaaaaagaaagaagagtcaCTAAGTCCTCGTAGGGCTAAAATCAGAGCGGCATGCGGTTTCCCTCCACGCTGATCTTGACGGCGTGACCCGGCTTGGTGAGGCGGCGGATGTCGGCGAACCTCCTCATCTGTTTGTCCACGCGGGTCATCCCCTTCTTCATCGGGCCGTGCTGCAACGACACAcagcggggtcagaggtcacgtggTCAAACGCGACCAAAGAGTGATGAAACAATAACGTCAAAGACTAGTCACGTGACGTTGAAGAAACATACGTAGACGACATTGATCACACAAATGCTTGTACTACAAACTGTTCACACGGGGGTCACGGGGTCATTTCTGCTGCTGATGGAGATCGTAAACCAGCTTATTTAAGACATCATTTGGTACTTGAGAATAAAGGCAGAGTTAACGCCACCATAGGAGAGGAGCCTTGTTGGTGTTGTGATATTTGTGAtgacaaatgttgtttttaacaaaaacgCTTTGTGTATTTTTGGCCGTTTCATCCCTCTTCCCTTCACGCGGACGAAGAGTCCCAAACCCTCAGACGATCCATCACCGAGCTCCCAGAAGACCGACGGAGCAGAGACAGCCTCACCCCACCAGCAGGTCTGAGCGGGTGTGTGCGTTACATCTTCATCTGTTTATTCACATAAGATTCAATGTGTATGAAATGTGACAGATTCTTGgtagaaaggagctgaacagtGAATTGTCATTTAAACGGAGATGTAATAAAACTAATGAAGTAATGAATATCCTTGATAAGAGGTTTGATGTATTTGTTTAGTTGCTCAACGCCGTCACAGAGTGACTTTAAATCAAAGTTCTCCTGTGGAACTATTTTAATGTCAACGATGTAGTTAGAGTATTGTTACTTAAACTCCCCAGAAGTCACCAGATATCAGTAGTTTAACGGTCAGCgcctacaacacacacaccaacagacCTGTGAACACGACCAAACCAAAGAGCGGTTAAACCGGTTAGTCCCGCTGCTCACGGGCGAGCCAGAGGTCGGAGGTCACGGTGGTTCCCCACAGACAGACGCTCCCCGTGTGCGGTTGGTGGACAGGTGAGCGTCCTCTCTGGGGGAAGGACCCTCACGGCGCGGCGCCACACCATGCAGAGACttactgccccccccgccctccagcTACAGGGGCATCCTGTTCCCCTCTATGCTGATCTTCACGGCTCCCTGTGGGCGGCCCGTTTTCTTCTGGTCGGCGACGCGGCGCTTGAGCTTCTCCAGCTGGCTGAGGCCTTTCTTATAGCCGCTCTACAGAGGACCAATCACAGCTCAGTTCATTGCCTCACTTCCCGTCTGCCGACACTGGATCCACTCGTCATTGTTACCGGATTCTCTCCTCCAACTTCAACTTCCACAACGCACACGTAGCAGCAGCGTTACTGTACAGATACGTGCACCAAATGTAGAAGGTGCTGCCTGCTGGTGACTCACCCTGTTGGACTCCATCTCCACGTTCCACTTGGGCCGCACCACGTAGTCTTTGTTGGAGGGCATCGGTACCCGAGCCCGGGCGCAGAAGCCGGGGTCGCCGGGCCGCAGAGCCCTGCAGGGGGGGCGGGACTGCGTTAAGAGACAGTGGCAAACAACCCGGTGGGGTCAATGTGAGAGCTAAACATACTTCTCCTCCCCAGTCAGCTGCTTCTCCAGGTCTCTCCGAGGCGTCTGACCCCCCgaactacagagacacagagacacagggaCAAAAACTTCAAACTGAGGTCACAGAGTCTGTTGAGCTTAGCATGCTATCGTTAGCATCCCTCACCTCGCAGCAGTTAGTGCTCTGAACTTTGACCCTCAGAAACCTTTGACTTGAACAAAAGTACTGGTAAGATACTAATAGTGCATTTAAAACGTTGCCTTCATGTGTTAATCACGTCATACACGGCTAATCTGCCGTAACAGACCTGTTATTAGTGGCGTGTTAATAGTACGCTGACTGTAACAGGCAGCAAAAGCAGTCAGAttagtaaacacacacattcccctCAGATGTAGTAAAGTAGCAGAGAACGTAAATCTTCAGGTTTAAACGAGCTCCAGCCGAACCAACGTGGGAGGAGCCAGTCGTCACGGTAACAAATCCACGTCCAACGAGCTGTAACTTTGAAAGGGTTAGCGACAGAGGACCAAACCCGCCGATGGAGGCGGAGGTGTTGGGGAGgagccacctccacctccaaagGAGGCGGAGTTACGGACGCAGCTCCACCAGAACTGCGTCTGCAGGCAGGACTCGCTGTGCACGCATGCAGCTTGAGACTCAacctgattggtggagagaaGACGTCGGGGTCCTTTGCCCTCTCCACCTCCGGAGGCtgactgggggagggggggggagataacATGAAGGATAAAGAGGAATAAAGGGAGAAACGCTGAGGGCAGAGCTCACAGAAAGAGCAGGAATGGAAAGACAAACGAGCGACGAGACCACATGACCCTCCCCAGAAGGAAAACCACGTCAGCCTGAAGCGCTGATGGGAGGGTTAGTGGGCGGCGCCATCAGACCCGAGGAACGTCTGAGGGTTCTGCACCTCCGTGAAGCTCACACAGAAGCTAGAGGAGCAAAAGACTCACTGTCGAGTCTGGAGGAGCCGGCTCTCTTGGTACCTGAGTCTCTGTTTCTGGGGCATCTGCTGGTCCAGGTCCCTCTGCTGACGCTCCTCTCTGGTCATCCCCTTGTAGTTGGAGGTCAAGCCGAAGATGGGTCTGGACCAC
Coding sequences:
- the ostn gene encoding osteocrin encodes the protein MPSCGGLLFPFMMFFMLLHCDGQGSPRQRRVVRPASWAPVSLRSPPRGALKAKLFRLEDPRVTEKEVMQPKRRRSFSGTNAPLDRISAGAMETQQGGAKQRKAAEPRRRVSPPPVDRIGISRLPSRRG